In Quercus robur chromosome 11, dhQueRobu3.1, whole genome shotgun sequence, the following proteins share a genomic window:
- the LOC126705142 gene encoding uncharacterized protein LOC126705142, translated as MSKALSQISKSPFTRQIERAELPKRFVQPSFTIYNGRTNPKEHVSHFNQKMTIYTKNEALMCKVFSFSLGPVAMRWFDGLHERSIDSYKELTRAFNARFVTCNKVPRTLDSLLTLSMREGETLKTYSDRYWKLYNELDGDFEDVAVRTFKSRIPIEFNLWESLTRRPARTMKQLMD; from the coding sequence atgagcaaggccctttCCCAGATATCTAAGTCACCCTTCACGAGGCAAATAGAGAGGGCCGAGTTGCCCAAACGCTTCGTGCAACCCTCCTTCACCATTTACAACGGGAGGACCAATCCCAAAGAGCACGTTAGCCACTTCAATCAAAAGATGACCATATACACCAAAAacgaggctttgatgtgcaaggtgtttTCCTTCAGCCTCGGCCCagtggcaatgagatggttcgaTGGACTACATGAAAGGTCTATTGATTCCTATAAGGAGCTCACCAGAGCTTTTAATGCAAGGTTCGTTACATGTAATAAGGTGCCAAGGACATTGGACTCCCTGCTAACACTGTcaatgagagagggagaaaCCTTGAAGAcctactcggataggtattggaaACTGTACAACGAATTGGATGGGGACTTTGAGGACGTTGCGGTACGCACTTTCAAGAGCAGGATACCCATCGAGTTCAACCTATGGGAGTCCCTCACTAGAAGACCGGCTCGGACCATGAAACAGTTGATGGACTGA
- the LOC126705143 gene encoding uncharacterized protein LOC126705143: MDFSDKDLVSTAQPHVDALVVTMCIGGFDMHRVMVNEGSRAEIMYPNLFRGLGLKEKDLESYGAPLMGFDGKIVIPKGRIKLPVQVENEEVLVDFITMDAYSPYAAILARPRLHALGAVSSTLHQKVKFPTESHIGEIRGYQAFVRQCLIAAINHRTPPEGMDEAPPKL; this comes from the coding sequence ATGGATTTTTCTGACAAAGACCTGGTCAGCACTGCCCAACCCCATGTTGAcgctctggttgtcacaatgtGTATTGGGGGATTCGACATGCACAGGGTAATGGTTAACGAGGGAAGTAGGGCTGAAATCATGTACCCCAATCTGTTTAGAGGACTGGGGCTAAAGGAGAAAGACCTGGAGAGTTACGGAGCCCCACTCATGGGATTTGACGGGAAAATAGTTATCCCAAAGGGAAGAATCAAGCTACCGGTCCAAGTAGAGAATGAGGAGGTGTTGGTGGACTTCATTACGATGGATGCGTATTCACCATACGCAGCTATTCTAGCTCGGCCGCGGCTACATGCTCTCGGAGCCGTATCATCCACTCTACATCaaaaggtgaaattcccaactGAAAGTCATATCGGAGAGATACGAGGATACCAAGCCTTCGTGAGACAATGCCTCATCGCAGCAATCAACCACCGAACCCCTCCGGAAGGAATGGACGAGGCACCACCAAAGTTATAG